In the genome of Quercus robur chromosome 3, dhQueRobu3.1, whole genome shotgun sequence, one region contains:
- the LOC126719964 gene encoding uncharacterized protein LOC126719964 codes for MHYGEVFGFNKALYTVFEVNETSYEKCIVEDFIKNITKGGRDVFELTEAKKYYFICKDYCFGGMKVAINVQDIPAPAPAPDKNASPSNHSIQVTPVMVLAIAMIWAFLFKYY; via the exons ATGCATTATGGGGAAG TTTTTGGATTCAACAAGGCACTGTATACTGTATTTGAGGTGAATGAGACCAGCTATGAGAAGTGCATTGTGGAGGACTTCATAAAGAACATAACAAAGGGTGGACGTGATGTATTTGAGCTAACTGAGGCAAAGAAATATTACTTCATTTGCAAAGACTACTGCTTTGGGGGAATGAAAGTTGCCATCAATGTCCAAGATATCCCAGCTCCAGCACCTGCCCCAGATAAAAATGCTTCTCCATCAAATCACAGCATTCAAGTTACCCCAGTTATGGTGCTTGCCATTGCTATGATTTGGGCTTTCCTCTTCAAGTATTATTAG
- the LOC126718963 gene encoding putative SNAP25 homologous protein SNAP30 has translation MFGFMKSPVNKVFRQKSVEPGFPASSSSNPFDSDTESDATHTKPAKRTSSEPMLITPNFNTNPFDDDDDGRRGASSSSSSYSGSAAAKDRYRNDFHDSGGLQNQSVQDLENYAVYKAEETTKTTNNCLKLAEEIREDATKTLDMLHHQGEQITRTHQMAADTDKDLSRGEKLLNNLGGMFSKTWKPKKTREITGPIITADNLSKRSVNHSEQREKLGLAHVPKGRSASRTTPPEPTNALQKVEVEKAKQDDALSDLSNILGDLKSMAADMGGELDRQNKSLNHLDDDVDELNHRVKGANQRTRRLLGK, from the exons ATGTTTGGGTTTATGAAATCACCTGTGAACAAGGTTTTTAGGCAGAAATCAGTGGAGCCTGGATTTCCGGCTTCTTCTAGTTCTAATCCTTTTGATTCAGATACTGAATCTGATGCCACTCATACTAAACCTGCAAAACGAACCTCTTCCGAACCTATGTTAATAACCCCAAATTTTAATACCAacccttttgatgatgatgatgatgggagAAGAGGggcttcttcatcatcatcctcatatTCTGGATCTGCAGCAGCAAAAGACAGATACAGAAATGATTTCCATGACTCAGGAGGATTACAGAACCAGAGTGTACAGGATCTGGAGAATTATGCTGTGTACAAAGCTGAAGAGACAACAAAGACAACTAACAATTGCCTGAAGCTTGCAGAGGAAATAAGGGAGGATGCTACTAAGACCCTTGATATGTTGCATCATCAGGGTGAGCAAATCACAAGAACACACCAGATGGCTGCTGATACGGATAAGGATCTGAGTCGG GGAGAGAAGCTTTTAAATAACCTTGGTGGCATGTTCTCTAAGACTTGGAAGCCAAAGAAGACCAGGGAGATTACAGGGCCTATAATTACAGCAG ATAATTTATCCAAAAGAAGTGTAAACCACTCAGAGCAGAGGGAAAAGTTGGGTTTAGCTCATGTACCCAAAGGACGGTCAGCTTCTCGAACAACTCCTCCTGAACCAACAAACGCCTTGCAGAAAGTTgag GTGGAGAAGGCAAAGCAAGATGATGCCCTTTCGGATCTAAGTAATATCTTGGGTGATTTGAAGAGTATGGCAGCTGACATGGGAGGCGAGCTTGACAG GCAAAATAAATCTCTTAATCATCTTGATGATGACGTGGATGAGCTGAACCACCGAGTGAAAGGTGCCAACCAACGTACACGCCGTTTGCTTGGGAAGTGA